The Methanoplanus sp. FWC-SCC4 genome has a window encoding:
- a CDS encoding IS5 family transposase: protein MSNFTNFAIKSEYEHIAELGDRLGEVEKMIDWEQFRPIIKELYTNQTEIGGRPNLDEVLMIKMLVLQQWHGLSDPELERQANDRISFRQFLGYPLKIPDRSTIWLFRERLSKSGKDSLIWNELQRQLDLKGLSIRKGMIQDATFIHSDPGHTRVDTPRGKEAKTRRSKDGTWTKKGGKSYFGYKLHVIIDSDYDLIRRICTTTASLHDSQIDLSDIDEVVYRDRGYQGAECKGYNATMLRGARDHPIGIRDKLRNNRISRKRSKGERPFAVIKSVFGSGSVKVTDLKRVRVKNMFSAFCFNLYQMRTIYGH from the coding sequence ATGAGTAATTTCACTAATTTTGCAATAAAAAGTGAATATGAGCATATTGCTGAATTGGGAGATCGATTGGGTGAAGTTGAAAAGATGATTGACTGGGAACAATTCCGCCCTATCATCAAAGAACTATATACAAACCAAACTGAAATTGGAGGCCGTCCAAATCTGGATGAGGTTCTGATGATTAAGATGCTCGTCCTTCAGCAATGGCACGGTCTCTCTGATCCTGAACTTGAAAGACAGGCTAATGACAGGATTTCTTTCAGACAATTTTTGGGTTATCCCTTAAAGATACCTGATCGTTCTACTATCTGGCTTTTTCGTGAAAGACTATCCAAATCCGGAAAAGATTCTCTAATTTGGAATGAATTACAGCGACAACTGGATCTTAAAGGTCTTTCAATTAGAAAAGGTATGATTCAGGATGCAACATTTATTCACTCAGATCCCGGACATACAAGAGTTGATACTCCAAGAGGAAAAGAAGCAAAGACCAGAAGAAGTAAGGACGGTACATGGACAAAGAAAGGAGGGAAATCTTACTTTGGATATAAGCTGCACGTAATTATTGACAGTGATTATGATCTGATTCGAAGGATTTGTACTACTACTGCATCTCTACACGACAGTCAGATTGATTTATCTGATATTGATGAAGTTGTTTACCGGGACAGAGGCTATCAGGGAGCTGAATGCAAAGGATACAATGCCACAATGTTGAGAGGAGCAAGAGACCATCCAATAGGTATCAGAGACAAACTTCGTAATAATAGAATCAGCAGGAAAAGATCCAAAGGGGAAAGACCATTTGCTGTGATTAAATCAGTTTTTGGATCAGGCAGTGTAAAAGTAACCGATTTGAAAAGAGTGCGGGTGAAAAATATGTTTTCAGCATTTTGTTTTAATCTCTATCAAATGAGAACAATTTATGGACATTGA
- a CDS encoding competence protein CoiA family protein, giving the protein MEYAYDNESPGKQFIIYAKDLKKIKKESSKQTSKQYTCPFCGEYVGYVYSDKINPHFKHIRDSLIAKTCEKYVEGSGYNSYNYNRKLAGFPIYLRKFGQNFRLYMGLFPVPEDVIKREINSSQKIVLKNPNNAFLVQISLEDLIIDEFTYYSLNWLYEYYSLNYANIPNSLFSHKWVSETPGINHEGAIFFCSDTFSRKVALNGKITTDTDYYLVIPTKKDIISKEFLKIESSNELAVKAMDYEKWSVHKIKFTKITNESSEFARDLHVTLVENPSRLTPIWPPHIQQGNKHFHKNKCKAIYLLKSNNQIIDRKFVKIIENSEYPIDNVELISNGAIFTIEVTKDQIIIPQNDENVQFSPVISFNSSLEPTKYIPPIIQTQYGNKSIGDDKEVILCKNSKFSIKSNFKCNLCHIRDNHLRSLFRGMLSSPKITDIEEGDSFLTLHGLDIIQEIYFPIKNKRYNNSLNLEDKQIYQILLNKKGPYIPTPIVLKYILPKLKEYPKVKSYIQDSFRKGNIPKSAYDNIIMNFSGGTI; this is encoded by the coding sequence TTGGAATATGCATATGATAACGAATCGCCAGGGAAACAATTTATTATATATGCCAAAGATTTAAAAAAAATAAAAAAAGAATCAAGCAAACAGACAAGTAAACAATATACCTGTCCTTTTTGTGGAGAATATGTTGGATATGTTTATTCAGATAAAATTAATCCGCACTTCAAACATATACGGGATTCACTTATTGCGAAAACATGTGAAAAGTATGTAGAAGGAAGTGGATATAATAGTTATAATTATAATCGAAAATTAGCTGGTTTTCCAATATATCTTAGAAAATTTGGTCAAAATTTTAGATTATATATGGGATTATTTCCTGTTCCTGAAGATGTAATCAAGAGGGAAATTAATTCTTCTCAAAAAATTGTATTAAAAAATCCTAATAATGCATTTTTAGTCCAAATATCTCTTGAAGACCTCATAATTGATGAATTCACATACTACTCATTAAATTGGCTTTATGAATACTATTCATTAAATTATGCGAATATCCCAAATTCTTTATTTAGTCATAAATGGGTTTCAGAAACTCCTGGAATCAATCATGAGGGTGCCATATTTTTTTGCAGCGACACATTCTCAAGAAAAGTTGCATTAAATGGGAAGATTACTACTGATACTGATTACTATTTAGTAATACCAACAAAAAAAGATATAATATCAAAGGAATTTTTAAAAATAGAATCTTCTAATGAATTGGCTGTAAAGGCAATGGATTATGAAAAATGGTCTGTTCATAAAATCAAATTTACTAAAATTACGAATGAGTCTAGTGAATTTGCAAGAGATCTCCATGTTACACTCGTTGAAAATCCTTCAAGACTTACACCAATTTGGCCACCACATATTCAGCAAGGGAATAAACATTTTCATAAGAATAAATGTAAGGCGATTTATCTTTTAAAATCAAATAATCAAATAATAGATCGGAAATTTGTAAAAATAATTGAAAATTCAGAGTATCCAATTGATAATGTTGAATTGATTTCAAATGGTGCCATATTTACAATAGAAGTTACTAAAGATCAAATAATCATTCCTCAAAATGATGAAAATGTTCAATTTAGTCCTGTAATCTCATTTAATTCTTCATTGGAACCAACTAAGTATATTCCTCCAATAATACAAACTCAATATGGAAATAAGAGTATTGGTGATGATAAAGAAGTAATTTTATGTAAAAACTCTAAATTTTCTATTAAATCAAATTTTAAATGTAATCTTTGCCATATTAGGGACAACCATCTAAGATCATTGTTTAGAGGTATGCTTTCATCTCCAAAGATAACTGATATTGAGGAAGGAGATTCATTCCTGACTCTTCATGGTCTAGATATTATACAAGAGATCTACTTTCCCATTAAAAATAAAAGATATAATAATAGCCTAAATTTAGAAGATAAACAAATTTATCAAATATTACTAAACAAAAAAGGACCATACATTCCTACCCCGATAGTTCTTAAGTACATTTTACCGAAATTAAAAGAATATCCCAAAGTAAAATCCTATATCCAAGACTCTTTTCGTAAAGGTAATATTCCAAAGTCTGCTTATGATAATATAATCATGAATTTTTCAGGGGGAACTATCTAA